In the genome of Hymenobacter taeanensis, one region contains:
- the sucD gene encoding succinate--CoA ligase subunit alpha — MSVLVNKDSKVIVQGFTGSEGSFHAQQMIEYGTNVVGGVTPGKGGTQHLDRPVFNTVAEAVEQAGADTSIIFVPPAFAADAIMEAADAGIKVIVTITEGIPTKDMIAVKEYLKGREGLRMIGPNCPGVMTAGECKVGIMPGFIFQKGRVGIVSKSGTLTYEAVDQLTKAGLGQTTAIGIGGDPIIGTTTKEAVELLMNDPETEGIVMIGEIGGGMEAEAARWIKETGNKKPVVGFIAGQTAPPGRRMGHAGAIVGGADDTAAAKMAIMRECGIHVVDSPAEIGDTMLRVLGGK; from the coding sequence ATGAGTGTTCTGGTTAACAAGGATTCCAAAGTGATTGTGCAGGGCTTTACCGGCTCGGAAGGGTCGTTCCACGCCCAGCAGATGATTGAGTACGGCACCAACGTGGTAGGCGGCGTAACGCCCGGCAAAGGCGGCACCCAGCACCTCGATCGTCCCGTGTTCAACACCGTAGCCGAAGCAGTAGAGCAGGCGGGTGCTGACACCAGCATCATCTTCGTACCCCCAGCTTTCGCCGCCGACGCCATCATGGAAGCCGCCGACGCAGGCATCAAAGTTATCGTGACCATCACGGAGGGCATCCCCACCAAGGACATGATTGCGGTGAAGGAATATCTGAAAGGCCGCGAGGGTTTGCGCATGATTGGGCCCAACTGCCCTGGCGTAATGACCGCTGGTGAGTGCAAAGTGGGCATCATGCCCGGCTTCATCTTCCAGAAAGGCCGCGTAGGCATCGTTTCGAAGTCGGGTACTCTGACCTACGAAGCCGTTGACCAGCTCACCAAGGCCGGCCTGGGCCAGACGACGGCTATCGGCATCGGCGGTGACCCCATCATCGGCACTACTACCAAAGAAGCTGTTGAGCTGCTCATGAACGACCCCGAAACCGAAGGCATCGTGATGATCGGTGAAATCGGGGGCGGTATGGAAGCTGAAGCGGCTCGCTGGATTAAAGAAACCGGCAACAAGAAGCCCGTAGTAGGCTTCATTGCTGGCCAAACGGCTCCTCCCGGCCGCCGTATGGGTCACGCGGGTGCCATCGTAGGCGGCGCCGATGACACGGCCGCTGCTAAAATGGCCATCATGCGCGAGTGCGGTATCCACGTAGTAGACTCTCCCGCCGAAATCGGCGACACAATGCTGCGCGTATTGGGCGGCAAGTAA
- a CDS encoding response regulator, protein MARKLRNVVLVDDNETTSFLNNRLLSRLNVADQVHTFSKADQAFQFLWGDNPTDNPSKDVPELVFVDLKMPGMDGFEFLKLYNELPASSREKTVMAVLTTSMHAADTARVAQYEGVEYLAKPLTEEKMQKLLEKRFVNN, encoded by the coding sequence ATGGCTCGCAAACTGCGTAACGTTGTACTGGTAGACGACAATGAAACTACCAGCTTCTTAAATAACCGCTTGTTGAGCCGGCTCAACGTAGCCGACCAGGTGCACACCTTCTCTAAGGCAGATCAGGCCTTTCAGTTTCTGTGGGGCGACAACCCCACTGATAACCCCTCGAAGGACGTGCCCGAGCTGGTGTTCGTGGATCTGAAGATGCCCGGCATGGACGGCTTCGAGTTCCTGAAGCTCTACAACGAGTTGCCCGCCAGCTCCCGCGAGAAAACCGTGATGGCCGTGCTTACCACCTCCATGCACGCCGCCGACACTGCTCGTGTGGCCCAGTATGAAGGGGTGGAGTACCTAGCTAAGCCGCTCACAGAAGAGAAAATGCAGAAGCTGCTCGAAAAGCGTTTCGTGAATAACTAG
- the ade gene encoding adenine deaminase has translation MSADFQLQANVINLFTNTITPATLHVAGGRIQRITPLDAASPTPELPYALPGFVDAHVHVESSLLVPSEFARLAVVHGTVATVSDPHEIGNVLGVAGVKYMLENGRQVPFKFCFGAPSCVPATPFETAGAEITAADIETLFKEHPEIGYLAEMMNWPGVLHRDEVVMEKIRLAQQYGRPVDGHAPGLRGENARQYAAAGISTDHECFTAEEAQDKLAVGMKILVREGSAARNFEALIDLLPEHYEHMMFCSDDKHPDTLVLGHINQLVQRAVSRGQDVLKVLRVACRNPVEHYNLPVGLLREGDPADFIVVDNLTDFNVQQTYLNGELVAEKGQTLIPAVPVAAVNNFHTTPVQPTDFQVAAPQAAATVRVIECFDGQLITARHDVPAHVEGGLVLPDLEQDVLKLTVVNRYQPAAPAVAFIQGFGLKRGALASSVGHDSHNITAVGCDDESLARAVNLVIAAQGGLAVVSPDGEELVLPLPVAGLMSDREGYHVAEAYAAVDALSKQLGSPLQAPFMTLSFMALLVIPSLKLSDKGLFDGEAFRFVEAVV, from the coding sequence ATGTCCGCCGATTTTCAACTCCAGGCAAATGTTATCAATCTGTTTACCAATACGATAACCCCCGCCACCCTCCACGTAGCCGGTGGGCGTATTCAGCGCATAACCCCCTTAGATGCAGCCAGCCCCACCCCAGAGCTACCGTATGCGCTGCCGGGCTTTGTTGATGCCCACGTTCACGTAGAAAGCTCTTTACTGGTGCCCTCAGAATTTGCGCGCTTAGCGGTGGTGCACGGCACCGTGGCCACGGTTTCTGACCCCCACGAAATTGGCAATGTGTTGGGCGTGGCCGGTGTGAAGTACATGCTGGAAAATGGTCGGCAGGTACCGTTTAAGTTCTGCTTTGGGGCGCCTTCCTGCGTACCCGCCACACCCTTTGAAACTGCCGGCGCCGAAATAACCGCCGCCGATATTGAAACGCTTTTCAAGGAGCACCCCGAAATCGGCTACCTGGCCGAAATGATGAACTGGCCTGGCGTGCTGCATCGCGATGAGGTGGTGATGGAAAAAATACGGCTGGCTCAGCAGTACGGCCGCCCCGTAGATGGTCACGCCCCTGGCCTACGCGGCGAGAATGCCCGCCAGTACGCGGCCGCCGGCATCAGCACCGACCACGAGTGCTTTACGGCCGAGGAAGCTCAGGATAAGCTGGCCGTGGGCATGAAAATTCTGGTGCGTGAGGGCTCTGCTGCCCGCAACTTTGAGGCCCTGATTGATCTGCTGCCGGAGCACTACGAGCACATGATGTTCTGCTCCGATGATAAGCACCCCGATACGCTGGTGCTAGGCCACATTAACCAGCTAGTGCAGCGGGCCGTTTCGCGTGGCCAAGATGTGCTGAAGGTGCTGCGCGTGGCCTGCCGCAACCCCGTAGAGCATTACAACCTGCCCGTAGGCCTCTTGCGTGAGGGCGACCCCGCCGACTTTATTGTGGTGGACAATCTCACCGATTTCAATGTGCAGCAAACCTACCTGAATGGTGAGCTGGTAGCGGAGAAAGGCCAAACGCTGATTCCGGCCGTGCCCGTAGCAGCAGTGAATAACTTCCACACCACTCCCGTGCAGCCCACCGATTTTCAGGTGGCAGCTCCTCAGGCAGCAGCCACGGTGCGCGTTATTGAGTGCTTTGATGGGCAGCTTATCACGGCCCGCCACGATGTACCGGCCCACGTAGAGGGTGGCCTGGTGCTACCTGACTTGGAGCAGGATGTCTTGAAACTCACAGTAGTAAACCGCTATCAGCCGGCGGCCCCGGCCGTAGCATTCATTCAGGGCTTTGGCCTGAAGCGAGGGGCCCTGGCCAGCAGCGTCGGGCACGACTCTCATAACATCACGGCCGTGGGCTGCGACGACGAGAGCCTGGCCCGCGCCGTGAACCTGGTAATTGCAGCGCAAGGTGGCCTAGCCGTAGTTTCACCGGATGGGGAGGAGTTGGTGCTCCCCCTGCCCGTAGCTGGCTTAATGTCTGACCGCGAGGGTTACCATGTGGCAGAGGCCTACGCTGCCGTTGATGCCCTCTCTAAGCAGCTTGGCTCACCCCTGCAGGCCCCGTTCATGACGCTCTCTTTCATGGCCTTGCTAGTTATCCCCAGCCTCAAGCTCAGCGACAAAGGCTTGTTTGATGGCGAAGCGTTTCGGTTTGTGGAGGCGGTAGTGTAA